The Desulfovibrio sp. JC022 genome window below encodes:
- a CDS encoding diguanylate cyclase produces the protein MILAAKKDNFFKRWIPLRLVIPLILILTTASYLCMKLDTMSIRDQERIFNEQQALQTKLVATALEDKLGNIVESSTTLAQYSLVDFINNKRSPESIKKLFKIKQNDLAALTLISFHSSPKIEPVTSEINSPKLIQAHRVAQEWTEKYFSAVSGMRSGFITPKPVINENKRLAGLLMPVWAQQQFAGILTIVIDLDQLTDKYITPLQIGKFGSGYIIDGSGTVIYDQETEILGQNVFSLHKGYQSLIKIDSRMLHEPYGSGEYSFTVKRNQHVERKLVAWHSVRFGEMKLVVAISAPETDATNSMSSIRAVRSAMLVFLFLLFFAIIFFFYYHRSQQLLLRQNRELKSKDNVFEAIAGNAPGIIYKCNISQPYEMHYISAKVRKVTGYDPEDFLKGGKSMYYDLVHPDDRTGLKNDINKAISLNKPFEHEYRIICSDGSERWVYEKGTRLPDEGSMVGFILDITDRKNEEKALKQAEENYSALVTTAPLGIFQTTPQGEFISANSQMAAYYGYNSSESFLSETTDIARDCYVLPEERERLLTILKKFGHTNNFEARHKHKDGTTFWASETIMAIKDEAGNILRMDGFLMDISNRKEHEETMRRLAMFDNLTGLPNRVLFDDRLKQALSQAKRNHMKVAILYADLDNFKQVNDELGHMAGDTVLKEVSGRFSDCLRASDTLSRIGGDEFIFILQDVGTSNEIEVVAQRIIDSMRAPFYIGEKVYRIGVSIGIATFPDKSEDKEKLIRIADEAMYKAKSMGKNGYSF, from the coding sequence TTGATTCTAGCAGCTAAAAAAGACAACTTTTTCAAAAGATGGATTCCGCTCAGGCTGGTTATCCCTCTGATCTTAATCCTGACCACAGCCAGCTACCTGTGCATGAAGCTGGACACCATGTCCATCCGCGATCAGGAAAGAATATTCAATGAACAACAGGCCTTACAAACAAAACTGGTAGCCACTGCTCTGGAAGACAAACTAGGCAATATTGTTGAATCTTCTACCACCCTTGCTCAATACTCACTGGTGGACTTTATCAACAACAAAAGATCACCGGAATCCATAAAAAAACTTTTTAAAATAAAGCAAAATGATCTGGCTGCCCTAACCCTGATCAGCTTTCACTCTTCACCGAAAATTGAACCCGTAACATCTGAAATCAATTCCCCGAAACTGATACAGGCCCACCGGGTTGCGCAGGAGTGGACAGAAAAATACTTTTCTGCTGTTTCAGGAATGCGTTCAGGATTCATCACCCCTAAACCTGTTATTAATGAGAACAAGCGGCTAGCCGGGCTGCTCATGCCTGTATGGGCTCAGCAACAGTTTGCAGGAATTCTAACAATTGTCATTGATCTGGACCAACTTACTGACAAATACATAACCCCGCTGCAAATAGGTAAATTCGGCTCCGGATACATTATCGACGGTTCCGGAACAGTTATCTACGACCAAGAAACTGAAATACTGGGGCAGAACGTCTTTTCTCTTCACAAGGGCTATCAAAGCCTCATCAAAATAGATTCCCGCATGCTTCACGAACCATATGGCAGCGGGGAATACTCTTTCACCGTAAAAAGAAACCAACACGTTGAGCGGAAACTTGTTGCATGGCACAGTGTACGTTTCGGAGAAATGAAACTTGTTGTCGCAATTTCCGCCCCCGAAACCGACGCAACCAATTCGATGTCCTCTATAAGAGCAGTGCGGTCGGCAATGCTTGTCTTTTTATTCTTACTCTTCTTCGCCATCATATTTTTCTTTTACTACCACAGGTCGCAGCAACTGCTCCTCCGCCAGAACAGGGAACTCAAAAGCAAAGACAACGTTTTTGAAGCCATTGCCGGAAATGCACCGGGCATCATTTACAAATGCAACATAAGCCAACCCTATGAAATGCATTATATCAGTGCCAAGGTACGCAAGGTAACCGGATATGACCCTGAAGACTTTCTCAAGGGCGGCAAAAGCATGTACTACGACCTTGTACATCCTGACGACCGCACAGGACTGAAAAATGATATAAATAAAGCCATCAGCCTTAACAAACCATTTGAACATGAATATCGCATAATTTGCAGCGACGGCAGCGAACGCTGGGTTTATGAAAAAGGGACCAGACTTCCTGATGAAGGGAGTATGGTCGGCTTCATCCTTGATATTACAGACCGCAAAAACGAAGAAAAAGCCCTGAAACAGGCTGAAGAAAATTACAGCGCACTGGTAACCACTGCTCCGCTGGGAATTTTTCAGACAACACCGCAAGGAGAATTCATAAGTGCCAACAGCCAGATGGCTGCATATTACGGCTACAACTCTTCAGAATCATTTCTAAGTGAAACAACTGATATTGCAAGGGACTGCTATGTCCTGCCCGAGGAACGGGAACGGCTTTTAACCATTCTTAAAAAATTCGGACACACCAATAATTTTGAAGCCAGACACAAACACAAAGACGGAACCACCTTCTGGGCCAGCGAAACCATAATGGCCATCAAGGATGAAGCTGGAAACATCCTGCGCATGGATGGTTTTCTCATGGATATATCCAACCGGAAGGAGCACGAGGAGACTATGCGGCGTCTGGCCATGTTTGACAACCTGACCGGACTTCCCAACCGGGTCCTTTTTGACGACCGCCTAAAGCAGGCCCTTTCGCAAGCCAAACGCAACCACATGAAAGTGGCTATCCTCTATGCCGACCTTGACAACTTCAAACAGGTTAATGATGAGCTTGGGCACATGGCCGGGGATACTGTACTCAAAGAAGTATCCGGAAGATTCAGTGACTGCCTGCGCGCCAGCGACACCCTTTCACGCATCGGTGGAGACGAATTCATCTTTATCCTACAGGATGTGGGAACCAGCAATGAAATCGAAGTTGTTGCCCAGCGCATAATAGATTCCATGCGCGCACCCTTCTATATAGGCGAAAAAGTGTACAGGATCGGGGTCAGCATCGGAATCGCCACTTTCCCGGACAAAAGCGAAGACAAAGAAAAGCTTATCCGCATTGCAGATGAAGCCATGTACAAAGCCAAGAGTATGGGCAAAAACGGATATTCATTTTAA
- the aspA gene encoding aspartate ammonia-lyase, with product MKFRNEHDCIGPKEVPDDALYGAQTMRASENFRITGIPISHYPHIIYSLAQIKKAAAMTNLELGKLEEDKAKAIVFACDELLADKHHEQFVVDIIQGGAGTSTNMNANEVIANIGLEKLGFKLGEYDNLHPNIHVNMAQSTNDVYPTCLRLTLIAKMDQLIESMEYLQESFAAKGKEFSRVLKMGRTQLQDAVPMTLGQEFTSYAVMVGEDIERVREAKTLICEINMGGTAIGTGLNAPPKYAQMVTEKLKEITGFDLELAPDLVEATQDTGAYVQLSGVLKRVAVKISKICNDLRLLSSGPRCGLNEINLPRMAPGSSIMPGKVNPIIPEVVNQIAFTVIGSDVTVSMAAEAGQLELNVMEPVIAASLLNSLTIMRRGFRTLADRCISGITANEDVCRGYVENSIGLVTALNPYIGYENSTEVANEALKSGRSVYDIVIEKGYMSKEDLDKALSPEAMVHTHPLNLIETAE from the coding sequence ATGAAATTTCGTAATGAGCACGACTGCATAGGCCCGAAGGAAGTTCCCGACGACGCCCTTTACGGGGCACAGACAATGAGGGCTTCCGAAAACTTTCGCATTACCGGAATCCCCATCTCCCACTATCCGCACATAATTTATTCACTGGCTCAGATCAAAAAAGCAGCAGCCATGACCAACTTAGAACTGGGCAAACTTGAAGAGGACAAGGCCAAGGCAATTGTTTTTGCCTGCGATGAACTCCTCGCCGACAAACACCATGAACAGTTCGTGGTGGATATCATTCAAGGCGGGGCCGGGACATCCACCAACATGAACGCCAACGAAGTCATCGCCAATATCGGTCTTGAAAAACTTGGTTTCAAACTCGGCGAATACGACAACCTGCATCCCAATATCCACGTCAACATGGCCCAGTCCACCAATGACGTATACCCCACCTGTCTGCGGCTTACCCTCATCGCCAAGATGGACCAGCTCATTGAATCCATGGAATATCTTCAAGAGAGCTTTGCAGCCAAAGGCAAGGAATTTTCCCGTGTCCTGAAAATGGGCCGCACCCAGCTTCAGGACGCAGTACCCATGACTCTTGGGCAGGAATTCACCTCCTACGCGGTTATGGTCGGCGAAGATATCGAGCGTGTACGCGAGGCAAAGACCCTGATCTGCGAGATCAATATGGGTGGCACCGCCATCGGCACAGGACTTAACGCACCGCCTAAATACGCCCAGATGGTCACCGAAAAACTTAAGGAAATTACCGGATTCGATCTTGAACTGGCTCCGGACCTTGTTGAAGCCACTCAGGACACCGGAGCCTATGTGCAGCTTTCCGGTGTACTCAAACGCGTAGCTGTAAAAATTTCCAAAATCTGCAACGACCTGCGTTTGCTTTCGTCAGGACCGCGCTGCGGACTCAATGAAATCAACCTGCCGCGCATGGCGCCGGGCTCTTCCATCATGCCCGGCAAGGTCAATCCCATCATCCCGGAAGTGGTCAACCAGATAGCATTCACCGTAATCGGCAGTGACGTTACCGTGAGCATGGCCGCAGAAGCCGGACAGCTGGAGCTGAATGTGATGGAACCGGTTATCGCCGCCAGCCTGCTCAATTCCCTGACCATCATGCGCCGGGGTTTCCGCACTCTGGCTGACCGCTGCATCTCCGGCATCACAGCCAATGAAGATGTCTGCCGGGGCTATGTGGAAAACAGCATCGGACTGGTCACTGCACTTAACCCTTACATCGGCTACGAGAATTCAACCGAAGTTGCCAACGAGGCACTCAAATCGGGACGCTCGGTCTATGACATCGTCATTGAAAAAGGCTACATGTCCAAAGAAGATCTTGATAAAGCCCTCTCGCCCGAAGCCATGGTTCACACCCATCCGCTGAACCTTATTGAGACTGCTGAGTAA
- a CDS encoding aromatic amino acid transport family protein translates to MTQEKSASAMSMMFVVVGNMLGAGILALPVNLCAAGFYPSVAATLLMWVLMTYTALIYSEQKSLTTSENADLPTFFQHELGNAGKWVTIIANLIILYGVLVAYLCGISAIIMSLQSTLPEPVVMVLYFALVTGMTAFGMKMMKKCTPYMVTVMWITFGALVFMVVPDVSAPNLEKLDWTYIPAGLPVLLMAFHFHNIIPSICRTLGHDRKKIRTAIIGGTTIGMVMNITWLLVVLGALPLSNPETHIDLITAFGNNDPATIPLEKLLQTPVFTYVALIFAVVAMSTAFMANGTALLSFMRDLTSSNFGIDNKAVVWCLSFLPPLLVGLLYPDIFLIAINLVGGVGECIIFGILPGFIVWRYAPQGSIRKYSGMVLIVCFAAVLLIELGQEFGLLHLSPNVEYWSHHTR, encoded by the coding sequence ATGACTCAGGAAAAATCAGCTTCCGCCATGTCCATGATGTTCGTGGTTGTGGGAAACATGCTCGGCGCGGGCATACTCGCCCTGCCGGTCAATTTATGTGCCGCAGGTTTCTATCCATCGGTTGCCGCCACCCTGCTCATGTGGGTGCTCATGACCTACACCGCCCTGATCTATTCGGAACAAAAAAGCCTGACCACCAGTGAAAATGCTGACCTGCCCACATTTTTCCAACACGAGTTGGGCAATGCGGGGAAGTGGGTGACCATTATCGCCAACCTGATCATCCTTTACGGGGTGCTGGTGGCCTATCTCTGCGGCATATCGGCCATTATCATGAGTTTGCAATCCACCCTGCCAGAACCAGTGGTAATGGTTCTTTATTTCGCTCTGGTTACCGGAATGACAGCCTTCGGCATGAAAATGATGAAGAAATGCACGCCTTACATGGTCACAGTCATGTGGATAACCTTCGGCGCGCTCGTCTTTATGGTTGTTCCCGATGTTTCCGCGCCGAATCTTGAAAAGCTGGACTGGACCTACATTCCGGCAGGATTGCCCGTGCTGCTCATGGCCTTCCATTTCCACAACATCATTCCCAGTATCTGCCGCACCCTTGGGCATGACCGCAAAAAAATCCGCACCGCCATCATCGGCGGAACAACCATCGGCATGGTCATGAACATCACCTGGCTGCTGGTTGTACTCGGCGCACTTCCGCTCTCCAACCCGGAAACGCACATCGACCTGATCACCGCCTTCGGCAATAACGATCCGGCCACCATCCCGCTGGAAAAGCTGCTGCAAACTCCGGTATTCACTTACGTTGCATTAATCTTTGCCGTAGTAGCCATGTCCACCGCTTTCATGGCCAACGGAACCGCTCTGCTGAGCTTTATGCGCGACCTCACCTCCAGCAATTTCGGGATCGACAACAAAGCAGTTGTCTGGTGTCTGTCTTTCCTGCCTCCGCTTCTGGTCGGATTGCTCTATCCGGACATTTTCCTCATTGCCATCAACCTTGTAGGCGGAGTCGGGGAATGCATCATTTTCGGAATCCTGCCCGGATTCATTGTCTGGCGATATGCGCCCCAAGGCTCCATCCGCAAATATTCAGGCATGGTCTTAATTGTCTGCTTCGCCGCAGTGCTGCTCATCGAACTGGGACAGGAATTCGGCCTGCTGCATCTCAGCCCGAATGTGGAATACTGGTCTCATCATACGAGGTAG